Proteins encoded together in one Psychrobacter sanguinis window:
- the sstT gene encoding serine/threonine transporter SstT, with protein MRALIDMYQRIGLVPLIIIGLILGVLIGWLMPSVGIALGLLGSLFVGALKAVAPILVFILVMAAISKHQTGSEVHVKPVIILYIFGTFLAALTAVTASFMFPTELIGLNMIEAAEQTPPSGLKEVLTTLLMNLVDNPVSALANANYMGILSWAIIFGFALRQASATTRTMVSDLSDAISNVVKFVIAFAPIGILGLVANTIADTGFAALAGYARLLIVLVGCMLFIALVVNPIIVAFKIRRNPYPLVFRCLRESGITAFFTRSSAANIPVNMNLAAKLGLHEDTYSVTLPLGATINMAGAAITINVLTLAAAHTLGIEVDFGSALLLSVVATISACGASGVAGGSLLLIPLACSLFNIPNDVAMQVVAIGFIIGVVQDSAETALNSSTDVLFTAAADPVMRNKTA; from the coding sequence ATGAGAGCCCTTATTGACATGTACCAACGCATTGGTTTGGTACCTCTAATTATTATTGGGCTGATACTCGGTGTGCTAATTGGTTGGCTAATGCCTTCTGTCGGAATAGCACTTGGCCTATTAGGCTCACTGTTTGTTGGCGCCCTAAAAGCTGTTGCCCCTATTTTGGTTTTTATATTGGTCATGGCGGCCATTAGCAAACACCAAACGGGTAGTGAAGTTCATGTTAAGCCTGTCATCATTCTATATATCTTTGGCACCTTTTTAGCCGCTCTGACTGCGGTAACTGCCAGCTTTATGTTCCCTACTGAGCTTATTGGCTTAAACATGATAGAAGCCGCCGAGCAAACCCCACCTTCTGGTTTAAAAGAAGTATTAACCACGCTGCTAATGAACTTAGTGGATAATCCAGTCAGTGCGCTTGCCAATGCCAACTATATGGGCATTTTATCTTGGGCAATTATCTTTGGATTTGCTTTACGTCAGGCTTCTGCCACGACGCGTACCATGGTTTCTGACTTGTCTGATGCCATCTCTAACGTGGTCAAATTTGTTATCGCCTTTGCCCCTATCGGTATTTTGGGTCTAGTTGCTAACACTATTGCCGACACTGGTTTTGCGGCATTGGCAGGTTATGCTCGCCTGCTAATTGTCCTAGTGGGTTGTATGCTATTCATTGCTTTGGTGGTCAATCCTATTATTGTGGCTTTCAAAATCCGCAGAAACCCTTATCCGTTAGTGTTTCGGTGCTTACGTGAGTCTGGTATCACCGCATTCTTTACCCGTTCATCAGCAGCCAATATTCCGGTGAATATGAACTTAGCGGCCAAGCTTGGTTTACATGAAGACACTTATTCAGTGACCCTACCATTGGGTGCTACCATCAATATGGCGGGTGCTGCGATTACCATTAACGTATTAACCTTAGCGGCTGCTCATACTTTGGGTATCGAAGTTGACTTTGGTTCTGCGCTATTGCTAAGCGTGGTCGCTACGATTAGTGCTTGTGGTGCCTCTGGTGTTGCCGGTGGCTCTTTATTATTAATCCCACTGGCTTGTAGCTTATTTAATATTCCAAACGATGTGGCGATGCAAGTGGTTGCTATCGGCTTTATCATCGGCGTGGTACAAGACTCAGCAGAAACGGCGCTTAACTCATCAACTGACGTGCTATTCACCGCAGCCGCTGACCCAGTAATGAGAAACAAAACCGCTTAA
- a CDS encoding chaperone modulator CbpM, producing MQHSNEFNDIIMTLDELITACGAERSWVMALIEENVIEYDVPETQQFTGYQLATVRRASRLSRDFDASVPAIGLILELLEEVEQLRQFKRQHQASIQSVQTIEVEIQQHK from the coding sequence ATGCAACACTCTAATGAATTTAACGATATTATTATGACCTTAGATGAGCTCATTACTGCCTGTGGTGCTGAACGCAGTTGGGTAATGGCTTTAATAGAAGAAAACGTCATCGAATATGATGTGCCAGAGACTCAGCAATTTACCGGCTATCAATTGGCAACGGTACGCCGCGCTTCACGATTGAGTCGTGATTTTGACGCCAGTGTGCCAGCGATTGGATTGATTTTGGAGTTGCTAGAAGAGGTAGAGCAACTGCGTCAGTTTAAGCGTCAACATCAAGCCTCAATACAGTCCGTCCAAACGATTGAAGTTGAGATTCAGCAGCATAAATAG
- a CDS encoding DnaJ C-terminal domain-containing protein encodes MAEKSFYEILGVSKDATENDIKKAYRKLVRKYHPDVSKAKNADEKIAEINNAYETLRDPDKRAQYDAMQANPFAGGGFGGAGGFGGASAGQGGFKWEDVKDQFGEGSPFGSGSFRFDDIFSAFGGGKGGRQSAQSGFEGFDHFGGAFKEAGPAPGQDQHAEINVSLDSVYNGDDYSIKLNVPTRQADGTVSHEQKTLKIKIPKGITEGKQIRLSGQGAASMGGGKNGDLFLKVMIKHEDNIRLEGADVYQTVNITPWEAALGEKINVSTPAGTFGITVPKNSKSGSHLRVKGKGIPAKQAGDLYLTLNIVNPEITNEAQEQAYAALKQSFADITIQR; translated from the coding sequence ATGGCAGAAAAGAGTTTTTATGAGATTTTGGGTGTCAGTAAAGATGCCACAGAAAATGATATCAAAAAGGCCTATCGCAAGTTAGTACGCAAGTACCATCCTGATGTGAGCAAGGCCAAAAATGCGGATGAAAAAATCGCTGAAATTAACAATGCCTACGAAACCTTACGTGACCCTGACAAGCGCGCCCAGTACGATGCGATGCAAGCCAACCCGTTTGCTGGCGGTGGCTTTGGTGGCGCTGGCGGGTTTGGTGGTGCCAGCGCTGGGCAAGGCGGGTTTAAATGGGAAGACGTTAAAGATCAGTTCGGTGAAGGCTCGCCTTTTGGTAGCGGCAGCTTCCGTTTTGACGATATATTCTCAGCTTTTGGGGGTGGAAAAGGCGGACGTCAATCGGCGCAGTCTGGTTTTGAAGGCTTTGACCATTTTGGCGGTGCTTTTAAGGAAGCAGGACCTGCGCCTGGACAAGACCAACATGCAGAAATTAATGTCAGCCTAGACTCCGTTTATAACGGCGATGACTATAGCATCAAATTAAACGTGCCGACCCGTCAGGCAGATGGTACGGTCAGTCATGAGCAAAAGACGCTTAAGATTAAGATTCCTAAAGGCATTACTGAAGGTAAGCAAATCCGCTTGAGTGGCCAAGGTGCTGCCAGTATGGGCGGTGGCAAAAACGGTGATTTGTTCTTAAAAGTCATGATTAAGCATGAGGACAATATTCGTTTAGAAGGCGCGGATGTCTATCAAACTGTGAATATTACCCCTTGGGAGGCCGCACTGGGTGAGAAAATTAATGTCAGTACTCCAGCGGGTACTTTCGGTATCACCGTGCCCAAAAACAGCAAGTCTGGCAGCCACTTAAGGGTTAAGGGTAAGGGTATTCCTGCGAAGCAAGCGGGCGATTTGTATTTAACACTGAATATTGTTAACCCAGAAATTACCAATGAAGCTCAAGAGCAAGCCTATGCGGCTTTAAAACAAAGCTTTGCTGACATAACAATACAGCGTTAA